The genome window ACCTCAGTGACGGCCGCACCTTGCGTGTGAAGGGATACACCAGCGCTGGTGCCTGCAAAACCGAAGCTGAACGCTGGTTTTCGATGCGTGCGCACGAGCTTCGTAGAGGGTTCCCTCAGAGAGCCCATCTCTGCCCAAGTACGGTGATGACGATCGCTGAAGCGATATCAACACAGGTTGCTGTGCGCCCTTCTTACCCGGTTGATGGGCAAACGTAGTTGTGAATGTGGTGTGGCATCGTTGCCTTTGGTGGCCGCGTACGAGTCACGACTGCAAGCCGGCGATGTGATCTCGTCTTAGCCATGTGGATCGAGGAGGGCGTGCttcggcaccgcctcctctgaGCGGGGGTTGTGACTGCCGTGCGTCTCAGCAGGGTGTTCGATGAGCACCGGACAACCTTCCTCATAAACGCGAAAGAAGACTTTGGCGGTTAGCTCGCCGTACGCGACTCCATCGATGTTGCACTCCCCTGACTTCGAACCCGTGTGCACCGGCGATGCGTCCTTACTCCGGCGGTACGCTGGGAGACCGCACCGCCTTGTGTATATACCGCTCGCAGCGTCGACGGACGACACTCCAGCTCAGATGATTGGTGCCCCGACCGGTAGCACAGGCCAACCAGGAGCAGTGTCGGGGGTGGCCGTGCATAGTcgtcccaccaccaccaccgccacacccAATCACCCGGGGCAATGATGCACCTTGCACAAGAGGAGCGTGGGCTGAAAAGAGGAGGTTCCAAGCAATCTACTGCTTGAGGGAGTCATCACCGCAGAGTGCGGCGTTGAGAGAGAAGACACGCAAACCAGCGATCTCCTCACTGCCTTCGCTGTGAATGCTGCGGCGCTCATGCGATGCAGAGTGGAAGAATGCGGTGCGTGGAGGCCGTCCGACAGCTGCCGTGTCTGTTGGCCGTCGCAGGGGCAGAGATGAACGAATGAGCATCACAACCGCATACCTGATCAGAGAGCCACGGAGGGGCCGGCAGAGGTTGGGCTCTTCACGCGAGGAGCCGCAAGACGACAGGTGACGGGGTTAGGTTCGCACAGTGGGCGgagtgagagagagtgagtgagtcagcgaaagaaaagatgGGGGCGGTATCATGCCGGCATGCGCTCGCAGCGTGGGCACGGACACCGCGAGATGTGGAGATGgtgagagaaaagaagaaggccAAAGGGCGCCGTGGGCCCCTGCGTGTATTCCGTGGCCCCTTGTCTCTCCCTTGAGCCCCTCCTCTACCATGCAGCACCGCTCTCGAAGAGCGGAGAGGGCGCTGCAGAACGTAGACGCTATGCAGCCACCTGCATCAGAAGGCGCCGGTGCGACGCCCCAACAGTTGCACGAGGGGCCATAaccacgcgcacacacattcACAGCCCAATTCGACACACCACACATATCTGTGCCTGCTTTGCAGGCCATGTGCCGCTCGGTTGATGTCTGCGGAAGCCATACTTCATGAGATGGAAAGCCCGTCACCGTGCTCCTTTACAGATGCGTtaagaagaggaaggagcgACATACAGAGTCTGGCCAAAGAGGAGATACGACAAGAgaacggcacacacacacgcacacagagttgacgtgtgtgtgtgtgtgatagAGGGAGTGAGGAACACGACTCTATCAGCGCAGACGCATACACCgagagacaaaaaaaaaggaacaaGTTAGTCTTCAGAAACGAAGGAACGGGGCACCGTGACAAGAGCCGcaacagagggagaggcaacGAAGGAACGCCAGCGCGTAAACGAACCACCGACATACACGAACATGACGAGAGAGACACGTGATAAAAGGGCTCCGTGCAAGGAAGAAaggccctccctcccctcctaaccctccacacacgcacacacatacatccATACAAGCATGAGCCCACGCAAGCAtgtctctgtgtgggtgtgtgtagaggaggagagagggaggggcctCTTCTTCGTTTCTGGCATTGTTTGACTCATTTCTTCAGTCTCCCTTTGAGGTCACAGCAATTTTAGAGGTTGTCGAGGGCCGCGAGGGGGTCATCCATGATGACCTCATTACGGTCGATCGCATTCtggtcatcgtcgtcgttctgtgcgtcatcctcgtcgttCACAAAGATATAATCGGTGTTGCCGTTGTTAtcgcgctcctcggcagACCGGAAGTCACGCGGGATGGCGTTCTCCTTCACCAGCAAGCGGACCTCGGCCGGGGTGAAGCGGTGAATAATGTCGACTACGTCGTTCTCATTGAATTCGCGCTTTGCCACGAGCACTACGTCGCCCTGGCCGATCCACACCTTGCGCACCATGGCGCCGCGGATGGCGCCGATGACGGTGGAGCCACCGGCGAGCTGGAGCTCGAGACGGAGGTTGCCGAGCGCCTTCTTTACCTGCGCGTActcctcgccctcgtcgGGGTTGGCGTAGGTGAGGTCACGCTTCTGGTTCTGCATGTTGCCCTTCGAGTTACCAGCCTTAAAGGACTTACCGCCCTTACCCATGTTCTTCGGCATTTTCGCGAGAGAATGTtggcgggagagggggagtCAGATACCGACaggaagaaggaaagaagcTCAGCCAGGGGACGGCCGCCTCTTATTGTGGAGATGAGAAGGGGGATGCACGTACGAGGGTGAACAACGGAAAATGGGAGGAGGAcaagagcggcggcgagtgATAGCGTTTGTTAGCGGTGGTAGAGATCAGCTGCGGAGCGCGCAGACACGGAACAATGCGTAAGGCAAGAGAGATTACAACAATGATGGTGATGATGGATgtgatgggggggggggcgataATGTCAACGTGCCACGCGCCGCGTGtgcaggcgtgtgtgtgtgtgtgtgtgtgtgtgtgtgtgtgtgtggtgtaaCAGAAAGAGGACGACGGGACAaatgcagcggcagagaaaGTAAAGCGATGCGCGGCGCGTTGATtacggcagcgacgcagtgCGAAGACAGCAGGAGAGCATCTTGCGTCCCTTTAAATCGCGCCCATCTAGCTGCCATGGCGGCATGGCTCCAGCGCCACTcgccccccccacacacacacaccagcagtAGGCAGTGTGACggccgggtgggatacgctcgaggCGCATGGTGGCCTTGCACACCACATACAAATAGCACAAACGTGCTCACACTGTCGCCGGTCGCCGCGACGCACAACGCCACCCGCGACcggacagcggcagcgacaccgcgcacggagctccccctccccctccccgtacgccgtcgccacttCACCCTGTCACCCAGAATAGTTCGGTATTGGCACCGATAGGGCCAGCAGAGCATCAGGTAAGTAAATTCTCGTTCAGAGATGCGTAcgtggagggagaggatCAAAACATTAGCGGTGCGGAATCGCGATGCCTCTTGCCCTCATATGCGCTTGCACATGAGCTTGCAAAGCCGTTCGTAGGCCTCTCGCggctctctttttcttttgaaGGTCACAGGCTCAGTCTACAAGTAGCCGAGGTGGTGCGCAGCCACTGTCACCTCCTGTCGTGATTTGCGGTAGCTGCTTATCGGTTGCCCACGGAGATAGCGCAGGAaggaaggcggcagcgccggaaGCGCGCTcagtcgctgccgttgcttgTAGTTGGTATTCCGCGTTGCGTGGGGTCGGTCAGAGGGACTTCCACTGTGCAGCAGCCAATGTTCACATGCACATGTGCGACTGCATTGAGTGAGggtgcagcagagcagcgggGTGCTATCGCAGGTAGGAACGGTGAGCCTCTAAGCTGTTTGTGTGCACAGCCCGCTTGATGTCCTCGTGCGACCACACGACGTTAAAAGCATCGGCGCCGTACGGCCCcggtggcgatgcagcggcgttgccgtgTACTGCATCGCCTCGACCATTCACGCCGGAAGAGGGATACGGCAGGGCTTGCGGCGACTCCCCCGCTacgagtggcggcggcagcgctctTCCCTGCGGCTCGCGCTCAGGTCTTTGcccagcgccaccgtcaccgtcaCCGAACAGATCCGCCACGTGATCTCGGTTGTCATGATGAgcctgcggcgacggcgcgcgccgcatcgcTTCTTGAGCTGGTCtcgacggcgatggcaaCGGCGTTGGCGAAACCACGCTGACGCCGCCAAACCTGGCGCCAggggacggcagcggctggtGTGTGATGGGATTTACTCTGTTGCCGGCTGCGCTATAGCCAGCAAGGGCGGAGTAGTCTCGCACGcagggctgcggcggcggcacctggATGTGGGTGTCGGGCAGCTCTCTCCAGTCATACTCGAGGGTGTTCAGGTTGTACTGGTTTGGCTTCCCgcacacctcctccttcttttttaGCGGCATTGCCCCGTGCAGGAGGGCTCGAAGGAGAGGGTAAGAGGCAAAGGCCCCGAGAGTTGCGAGCGGGTGGTTACGTGCTGTGCTTGAGTGCATGCATAGCTCTGTTCGTGAGGGACGGAGATGTGGGGAGCTGAGTGCACTCGTGCGGAACTCCAGCTGCAGAAAAGCACGCGCAGGAGTTCAGTCAGCCTGCAgacctctctccctctctctgacgcgctgctgctgtctctTGCTAGCTGTGCGTTACCACCGCAATAACGGCCGGAAAAAGGCTGAGAGTGGTCAAGTGGTACGCACCGAAtactttgtgtgtgtgtgtgtgtgaagtcCGGGGAGAGTGACacaaaaggagagaagagcagagGAGACTTCGACGGCACATCCACGATTGCACGTCACACtgatgcgcacgcacacgctgcgcGAGTTCTGCTGATGGTAGAAGCGGAAGCCGACGTGCGTGCCTACGCGTGCGCCAGCGACAGAGAGAACAAGAGAAAGGGGCACCACTCTTGCACCGCACACAGCATGAGAAGCGGCTCCCATCCATCAGTCGGTGTTCACATACTCATAGGCCTGCGCGCGACTAGGGTGACAGGCTCTGCGAGAAGCGCGCCGTTTTCGCCGGCAAGGGTGGGGAGGCGTGGGCGCCTCCACGCACTGTGACAACCTCCCCCGCGTTTGCCGCGCAGATGTGATGGCGCTCCGCTCTGCATGGCTCACTCCTGTTGCTTGGCGCTTCCTCTGTTTGTGTTGGGTTATTAGTCGAGCGAgtcggcgacggtgcgcgtACACCTGTGAAGCCTTGAGGGggcgccgcggtgccgcatACGGTAAGCCGCACCGACATGTACAACGATCCGccacaccacacacgcatgcagagACGCACCTGCGCCAAGAAACGTGGCAAGAGGGCAACTGGATATGCAGCACTGTCAGTGGGGCgactgcacacacacggacgcTCCTCCTGTGTCGCGAGAACAGAGCGAAACAAAAGGAAGCGGACGTCCTGGCGCGTGCTCAGAACTTCTTCTGTGGCTCCGGTCCGATCCCTGACGGAGATGAGCTGCCACACTggccgcctccctcgccggCGGCCTCGTAGGAGTCGTCGTCGAGGTCGAAGTCCTCGAAGTCGCTGGTGTTGGCCAGCATCTCGTTGtgccactcctcctcctccttctctgtccAGAGTGGGTCCACATCGCTTGGATGCGGGACGTTGCGGACACCCCAGTAGCGCAGCTtggcgtgccgcagccgccaccagTGATGAAACTCCTCCGTCTTAAACTTGCTCGCCCACCGGTCAAACGCCATCTGCATGTGCGGCGGGCGCTGAATACCTTTTTCGGTCTCGAtgatgcgcggcggcaggaagAAGCGCTCCGGCCCAGCGGTGTAGTCCTCGCCCTTGTGATTGTCGCTCATGTCGCGATTTTTGTACTCCACAAAGTACATGGCAACGTTgtcgctgcgtcggcgccccTTCAGGCGCGTCATCATCGCGTATTTGGCGTTCATGTCGCGGAACCGACGCGGATACTCGTCAAAGGCCTTGTCGACCATGAGGGGGTCGTGTAGAAAGTAGGCCAACTGCTGACGCGAGTCCGTGTCACCAGCCTTGGCGAGCTCGACGACGTGGTCGGCCAGGATGCGCAATGCcggagcgcgcgcgccgcctaCGATGACGTAGTCTTTGCGGATCAGCTCCGTCACCATGCGGCGCGCGATCTGCTGACGGTGAAACGGACTACGAGCGCGAAACTTCGGCAGCTTACCGCGTTCCCAGCCGTAGTCCGCCATGAGCGGCTCGCTGGTGTCCCACGGCTTGTGTGTGACGGAGGGATtgtcgtcgacgccggcgaaGCGCATCCGCTTGGCGTGCCCCATCACCGGCGGGGGTCGCCCGCGCAGTAGCCGAGACCAGCGGAGCATCGTAAGCTCAAGCGATGCGTTAGTGCGTGTGGGTGAGTTCGGCAAAAGAGGCGAGGATCGAGAGGGATGAAGGCGAGAGTCAGAGAGACACCGGCGCAGATGTGTCGGGACAGCAGGAAGGACGGCACAACGCAgcacagcaccaccacggGTGCAGCTCGATGATGCACATCCTTTTTTCACAACTGGCGCCCTCGACGGTCCGTGACGGGCGAGGAGGGGTGCGATAGCTTCGTTTCCTGCGCGTCGTGATGGGCGAATGCGCCCCTCAACAatgaaaagaaagaaaacgaaaatgCGAAACGGTTGCGGCCTGTTGGCCGGCTTTGTGCACCAGCGATGCGTAATCGAAAGAAGCGCAGACAACGCCTCGCcagcgggaggggagggaggggctgcacgacgacgcacgcacgtgaaCGGATGCATAAGATACGGGcagacagcggcgcgcaacAAGAATAAGGTCGCCTTCTACAAGTCGAGACGTCTTGGTTCGGAGGCGCTGGGCGAGATCGGTGATGGTGAGCCCGTAAAACCTCGTGGAACAGCACCGCCGGAAGCGGCGGGTGCCACCACCATGCTCTTGTCTTCCTGCCTATGTGTCACGCGCTCGCTCGCCAGGTCAGAGAGGGAGTACAGCACTTTCTCTAGCTTGTCGCACAATGCCGTGTGCACAACGTGCGGCAGCATCTTCTCGGTTACCCCCAGCCAGTTGAGAATCACCTCTGTGTTTACAGACACGTCTCCTCCGAAGCGCAGCTGTGGAGAGAATGTAGAGCTGCGAAGCGCCTTGAGGGTCCGCATGtcgcctgccgccgctgtcgcggtCGGCCCGATCGTAGAGGCGGAACCGGCAGCCGTCAGGCTTGCGTCCCTGGAGCAGTCGACGCCTgtgcctgcagcggcggtggccgggcTGTTGCCGGAGTCGCGCCGCGGTGTGTGGCTTGACGTATTGGAGCTCAGTGTGACGGTGTCCAGCCGCCCGAAGTGCTGAAAGACGGCCGCGTTCTTCTTGTCCGTGAAGGACTTGATGAGGCTTATCATCTCCTCAAAATCGCGAAACCGCGGGTTGCCCGTCCACGGGTGCGTCTGCCGCAGAGTAAGCGCGAAGCCTACCTCTGCCGAGCCGAGCACCTGCCGCGTGTAGAACTCAAAGTAGTTGACGCCTTGAAAGCCCATAACGACGACGCGTGGCGTGCCGGGCCGGTACACCTCCACGTTGTGCGACTCGATCACGAGCACCTTCTTCGCCGCGGTGTAGTCTTCGCACGGGCACTCGGCAAACGACAAGCGAGCCTTGGGAAAGCTCAGCACCACGCACCcgacggccgcctcgcccgaGGCGATTGCACCGAGCAGCACTGTTGTCTTCTCCAGTCCGACACGCAGCTGCCCGCAAGGCACCCGCAGTATAGCGTTACCCATAAAAGGAATGCGGACGCGCGCCCTTTGCGTGGCCACGCTCAACTCACTTCCGGACCTGCTGCGACTTTCAGTGCTGTGCTCGCACATGATCGGCATAGGCTTCTGCAGCCCTGTCACAGTAGAGCTGACGTCGTCGGCGACACCTTGAAAGGCCGGGAATGGCAGCGTCGTCTCCTTCATCCGGGTCGCcgcgatgcaccgctgctccgcgACGACAGCACTGATGTTCCGCACGAAGCTCAGAAAGGCGGGCACAGTGCTCGGTGTCACCCCAAGGGTGCCGCGCTGCAACATGATATCCATGTCAGTGGTTGTGTACTCCTCCTCGCCAATGCCGTCCATCGAGTTGGCGTGGAAGGAGCCCACCTTGCACTCAAAGATGTCCttcagctgccgctccttgAAATTCacgtgcacctgctgcatgAGCAGTGCCTCCCGGAAGGTGCGCTGCTCAGGCGACCGCACGAACCCCTCTGTGTCGTCCGAGTTCTGGATCACAAAGGCCTTGGCCATGACGTCGCCGATCATCATTCCACCCGACAAGACACCCTCTGAGCGGATGGACGTGTTCGAGATGCGCCCGAGCAGCAGGCTCACAGTGCATCCGTTCGCGCGCTTGGCATACTCCGCCACCACGTTGGCCGAACCGATCGTGAAGCTGTGCGtgctgccagcgccgagATCAAAGAAGCATACCGCGCGGGAGAGTCCGAGGTAGACCAGTGTGCGGTGGTCTGTGACCATCCTCAGCTTGTCCTGGAACGCCGTCGTGGTCTTGGCCACCTGACGAGCAaatcgtgtgcgtgcagccTGCGGAGAGATCTCGTTGGCGATTGAGCGCCGCTCAAAgaggcgccgcgccgtcctCAGCGTCTCTGATGTCGTGATGGACCACAGCTTGACGACCAAGAAGACCTGCGACATGTGCTGCAGCCGAGCCGTCAGATTCGGCTCGCTGCCCTCGACGTTGAAGGGAAGGTACACACTGACAGAGTCCACAACGCCGAtgtggccgctgcggcggctgatGGCGAGCTCCGCCTCTGGCAGCGTCACTTCCAGCGACTTCACTTCCAGCTTCGTCTGGCACTCCGCCCGCACACTGCGCATCGTCACGACAAGTGACGCGTCAGGGAACTTGTTGACGAAGCGCTCGTTCGGGTCAGGACGCTCGAAGTACTTGAAGACGAAATTGATCGTGCCGCCCTGGTCAAGGTACAGCATGAAGTGCGTGGAGGCCACTGGCTCCGAGTTGAAGATCAGGCGGAGGTCGCTGATGCTCACGTGCACGGCAACGATTCCGCGCGACTTGTTGTGCCCCACAGCAACCACAGCGCTGTTGAGGAGGTTCTTTGCtccggtgctgccgccgctctcgccgagcggcgtcggcgtgcgcgcggacGGGTCggtgcgccgcagccacgcaACGCTGTCCAAACGCATCTGCGACAGCACCGACTCGTACGCTCGCGGCATGGGAACGagcacctccaccagcgGGCAGTGCAGtggcacgcgcagctgcggtaCCTCAGCCTCCATGCTCTGCACAAACGCGATGATCTTCTGGTTGCGCTCCACGCGGTTCTGTTCATCGGTGCGAGCGCACATCTCCACCTCCTGTGCCAGCGCTGCCATGGACGGGCTCAGCTCGATGGTCCCGGCGCGAACCTCGACTCGCACCACATCCACGTCGTCAGAGGCGTCTCGTCTGCCACGCCGCATAATAGCTCGCAAGGTTACGCCGGGCAGCGGAACAGACATGATGAGGAACCGCTCGTTCGAGTAGAAGtcgatgccgtcgccgctctcgctccgGGGAGGGTTCTGGTTGCTTCTGTTCACGCTGACACCCTTGGCGGTCGCATTGGCGACCGCCCGCGCATCCCTCGCCGCCCGCATGCGGTTGTTCTGCGAAGAGGGGGTCTCGAAGCTGACGCACCGAcgcgccaccggcgacgaGGTGGTCCGCAGCGAGCGCGGACTTGAGTAGGcccgagcaccgccgccgcccacggcaccggcagctgTGGTGCAGCTCTCCGCACACCACTTCTCTGGATTCGAGTAACAAAAGACGGCCAACTCGCTCGCCTCCAGCCGGCCGGTGACGTCAAGATGCAGGGACAGCGGCCCCTTCAGCTCTGGCTGCGCGGCCGCAAACTCCGCCCCAATGCTGGCGGAGGGAGAGTCGCCACTGATTCCTCGAGCGACCGAGCTGGCACCCCCGCTAGTGTTCCGAGaaaggcgcggcggcggcgacggcgtctcgccacgacggcgtgcgcgcatgtgcaccTGTAACGGCAACGCCGTCTGCTCCTGCGACAGTTCACGCACAATGCTGAGTATACGCGACGACATGCGCACCTTCGGCTCCGACACGTCCACCACAACGCCGATGTGCAACGtgttgctcttcttctcaATGCACAACGGCGCCTCAACGGAGACGACGGAGATGCTGTTCAGCGAGCGCCGGTGTTCCTCGGCGGCGTAGCTCGTAAGCACACCCTGTCCGCCGAGAATCGGCGTGTCGCGCAGCAGGTCTAGCAGCTTGGCGGACTTGTTCAGTGGCGAGCCGTCCGAGAAGTAGAGATGACTGTTCAAGGCAAGCAAGCGGCCGTGGAAAAGGAGCGAAGTTGTGTAGTCCTGATCCGTTGTGCCGGCGTGGACAAACATGGAGTCGTTACGCAGACGATGGTGCTGGTCGGCGACCAGCACCGGGACGATGTGTTTCACCACCTCGAAGCTGCAGATAAACGAGACGTCGTTCATCTTCATCTTCAACGCAAAGGACGGAATGAACCGGCGCCGACTCAGGCACGATGCCGTGTGGATATGCCGGTCGGTCTTTCCACACGCAAACGTTCCTGGCATCTCCTCGAGGACGCTGCGGTACGCAGCATCGCCGAAGGGAACCACCACCATAAAGTTGCTCACCGACGCGACCACCTTGTGCGAGCGTCGAATCCGGAAGAAATCGAGCAAGGCATCGCCCTCGATCGCATCCGTCGGAAATATGCCGCGTCGCTGTGTCACGTCGTGCACCACGCGCTCTGTCATGGTTCGCAGTTTGCGGTGCCGCTCCTTTTCCGCTCGCTTTATGAAGCGGTCgatgcgcttcttctcctcctgcagccgctggaAGCGCTTGTGCTGGCGCAGCCTCGTGCTGGCACTAAGGTCTGCCTCGTAGGTCGCTTCCTTCATGGCGCGTATGTCCTCCTCCGTTTCGCGAACGCACTGCTTGATGAGCGAATCCAGTCCGAagcgcaccagcaccagcggctcGAACACCGCAAGCTCCCACttggaggtggaggtggtgagggagtccagcagcgccttctgcagctcttcGCTGTACGAGCCGAGGGAGGTgctctcctgcagcgcggccCTGGCGCGGTTGTCGTCCACCTTGCCGCTGGAGAGCGTGAAGGAAAGAGCGATGGAACCCCACAAGAAGCCGCTGAGGGGGTGCGCGGCCTTCATGGTATTGGCGACGTCGGTGGCGCGTCCGCTCGAAGACGTGTGGGAGGTGGCGTACAGGGCGCTGGAGCCGTGCGTCTCTCGGCTCGCCACCCGGCTGTGCTGTGACAAGCTGTTGTAAGTCGCTACCATCTGGTCATGATCGTCGCGGTCGACGAGCGCTGCCTGCGCATTCGTGGCGTTCACTACCCAGTGTAGCACGTGCCGCGTGTCGCCCTCCGTCGTGTCGGCCGTCGCGTTCAAGCTGCGGATTGTGAAGCGCAGCGTCGTCATGGAAGTCAGGTAGGAGAGACGCACCCCTTGcaacaagaaaagaaagctCCGCCGGCGCTTGCGCATCGGAATCCGgggcacggcagccgcctccgtAGCAGCACCACGAacgtcctcgtcggcgcTCATGGGCGACTGGATGCCATGATGTAGCCGATCCCGACGGCCGTCCTTTCCCGCCGTCGCGCCCTCCAACGAAGGGTTACCGTCTGTCGGCGACACAGAGCCGAAGCCTGCGCTGAgcccgctgcggctgctccagCCTCCGCCCGGCACATGAGTTGTGGGGGGCGAGCTCCATGTGTCCCTAGACGGGTCACGCCGCAGCGTTGCATCGGTGGCGTCCACAGGGGAGCGGGCTTCCGTCGCTAGtcgctcctcgtcgtcagCGTGCATCTTCGGTGACGCAATCACAGCAGCCACGTCGTGGATCAGCTTCTCGTACGTGAGGAGGCTGTGGTTGATGAACAGCGGCGTAATGGTGATGGCGATGGTACCCACGGTGACGCTGCAGAGCATCTTGATGGTGTCGTGCGCGTAGAGGATGTAAACGTGGGGCAGCACAACACTGTAGTTTTCCAGGGGTGTGTTGTGGGACGTGATGGTGAAGGGGTGAAGGTGCAGCTTCAAATCGGCGCGGCCGTTCGACGACGTCTTCGTGAAGCACGATatctgcggcagcaggaACTTCTGCACGATGCCTTGAGCCAGTCCCACGAAGCCTGTAATCCTTGTCGCCTGTACCTGGAAGGTCACTGCTCTACTCTGCTGCAGCTTGGCCGATCCCCGCTccgctgcactgctgctcaTGCTCCCCCTGCGCAGGATGATGGCGCTTCCAAGCTTGTCCACAGTAGACCCAGGGCGCACTGTCCGGCTCGCCGCatgcagcgcctgccgccATGAGCTGATCAGCGCGTGCACCTGCGGGTGCAGCGTGtcggctgcgcgcacgcagtgTGGTGACTGAAACACGGCACTGTGCACCATCATGTGCAAGTTCACCTGATCGCCCTTGAGATTGACCTGCTGCGAAAATTGCGCGACAAGGGCGACGtccgtgacggcggcggtaaAGACCTTGCTGGTCTTCATGCTCTGGCTATCGGCCGGATCGCGTAGCGGACTCTTCAAGTCGTGCGAGATGGACTCCATGAGGCAGTCGGCCACGTAGTGTACTTGCACCTCTTGCGCAAAGAAGGACGCGGTGGAGCGCAGCTGTAGCTGCTCCGTCGTCTCAGGCGGGGCAGGGTAGCGGCTGCGCTTCGCCCGCTCGCGGGCCTTTTTCGCCTTGTAGCGCAGACGTTCCTTCAGCGTCTCTGATATTGATTCCGTGAGCGCCTCCGTCTGGACACACTCGCGCGACGCCACGCCCTCGGCGCGTGACTCGGCACACCCAGTCAGGTCTTTCCCCGTCAGTTGAAT of Leishmania infantum JPCM5 genome chromosome 16 contains these proteins:
- a CDS encoding putative 50S ribosomal protein L17 translates to MLRWSRLLRGRPPPVMGHAKRMRFAGVDDNPSVTHKPWDTSEPLMADYGWERGKLPKFRARSPFHRQQIARRMVTELIRKDYVIVGGARAPALRILADHVVELAKAGDTDSRQQLAYFLHDPLMVDKAFDEYPRRFRDMNAKYAMMTRLKGRRRSDNVAMYFVEYKNRDMSDNHKGEDYTAGPERFFLPPRIIETEKGIQRPPHMQMAFDRWASKFKTEEFHHWWRLRHAKLRYWGVRNVPHPSDVDPLWTEKEEEEWHNEMLANTSDFEDFDLDDDSYEAAGEGGGQCGSSSPSGIGPEPQKKF
- a CDS encoding putative eukaryotic translation initiation factor 1A → MPKNMGKGGKSFKAGNSKGNMQNQKRDLTYANPDEGEEYAQVKKALGNLRLELQLAGGSTVIGAIRGAMVRKVWIGQGDVVLVAKREFNENDVVDIIHRFTPAEVRLLVKENAIPRDFRSAEERDNNGNTDYIFVNDEDDAQNDDDDQNAIDRNEVIMDDPLAALDNL